One Leptodactylus fuscus isolate aLepFus1 chromosome 11, aLepFus1.hap2, whole genome shotgun sequence genomic window, CTACACCCATTGCTtgagggtggtcacatgaccacaatATGACATAAATGGCGAGGGACCATGGCGGCTTACAATAAAAGCGTCATAATGAAATGAATACAGCCGGCCCTCCGAGATTCTGTCGGTGAACTGCACCAAAACTCCCCAATTTCAGGTGGTTATTGCTGCGGTGGCTTAGGGGTAAACAGGCTGCTGAATCTCCCTGTTGGAATTTTTACATGTTTGCCTAAAGCTGGAATCACACATCGCCTTTTTCTGGTGGTTTGTGAGTCCTAAATGTgattaaaaagaagaaaaaatatattCAGGGAAAGTAATACTTTTTCAGTCGTTTGATGTAAAACACATCTGCAGTTTTTTATTGAGCTGTAAGAGGACCCAACAGATGGAGAAATAgaaatgcttcctttatatttcctgttgcaaaaaaaattcaaaaattgtgAGATttaaataaaagtagaaaaagaaGGGAGAATGTACAAAACTGGTCATGCAAAAGTGGCCGTTTTTGCAGAAAAGAATGTGTCCATTTTCTGGGCAGGGGTCAGAGTAGGCCGGGGCAGGGCGCCTGGCCTGACGAACATGATGTGACTCCTAAAAACTGCACCCACTCAGGTATGCCTTAGATTTCAAGTCTGATTGGTGGGAACGCCTGCAGTGGGTCAGAattcttaagggctcgttcacatctgcgcctggcactccgttctgcaggtttccatttcctgcacaaaactgggcaggagacggaaaccttccggcatctttccaaacccattcatttgaatgggtttgagaagtgtccggctgtgagcgccggtgagcgttttttttttttaaaccggacactgaGTCGGacgtgcagtactctgtgtccggtttaaaaaaaaaaaaacgtttcgccgcagagagttcaaaacgctcaccggcgctcatggtcggacccggcatgacaggtttccgtcttctgcatgcagtggTTGGTTACAGCAGTCACACGTCTTTGTAGAAATGTTGTCGCTTAAATCCAGGATACAGAGATGGGCGGTGGACCGGGAAAGCTGCAGGACAGGTGAGGTGGGGAATTGGTAAGGTAAGTATATCGGCTTGGTTACCATAGAAAGTTTTCTTGTCTGCTTCCATTTCTTTCCATTGTGACAAGTGTCGGAGGTACAAGGTAGTGATTTGGAGCAGGGATAATAATACTACATGGCACTTGTTTAATATGTTCATGGATATAAATAaagttctacttttttttttttcctctgcagcATTGGATTGCGATCTTTCTCGCAACGTGTTTGGTCAGCACTTGGCTAGGGAGCAGCTGGTGAAGGCCCTGAAGGTATTTGTGGCGACAGACCGGCCCAGTAAGCCTCTAGTACTGTCCTTCCATGGCTGGAGTGGGACTGGTAAAACTTTTGTGAGCTCCCTGCTGGTTAAACACTTGTACAGGGATGGAAACCGGAGTCCGTATGTGCACCGCTTCTCTCCAATCCTGCACTTTcctcatgcccagaatgtgaatCAGTACAAGGTAAGAACAATACTTATAATCAGCGCCTTAAAGGGGCACTGCCTCTGCCACCATTATAAGTGAAAGGTACAGAGGTAGACATGGTGGTTCGGCTGCCAACACTATATTCCAAAGTAGCCTGAGCCACAAGTGTAAGATGAATGGCTCCATTCATTGATGGCAAGATCAGGTAATGGTGAATGGAACTGGATTattacgctatgttcacatctgtgctgctgTATCCATTGTTCTGCTCAGTCAGAGAACCAGAACAGCAGACACCAAGGGGGCCCATTGGACCCTATTAACTATAAAGGGATCTGTTGGTGTCTATTCTCTACCTACGATTCCCATAAATTGTAGATGGCTATTGACCATACGTTTGTTCAGCCTCCAGCTATTTCTTCTGACTTCCTTGCATACCTGCACACTTGGCTTAATGAGACATGCATGTATTTTTAGCAGCAAGAAGCGAGTAAGCCACTTCCAGACTGAGTAACATCCATTGCCCATTGTATCCTATGTTAGGAAAAAAAATGGCCAAAACTGTGTTATTTTGTTGTCATGGTCTGTTTCCGCATTTCCTAATAGTTTCTATATAAAAATCCCTACCTTTATGCTTGGCTGCAACGTGTAATGTAATGAGGAAAGTGACAAGTCCACTGTATTGTTGGAATGAGATAGGAATTATCAGGCGCTGATAGCCGGGGGTATTGCCCTACCGTAAACGTTGGCACTAAATCAGCAGGTCACAGGTCAGCAATAACATGGATGGGAAGGTTTCTGAATGCAGGTGATAGAAATAAACTGCAGTGAGTaagtagatggtggaaacagtgaaATTATCCTAGAAGTTGTGTAATATGCACTAATATATCTGCACAACTCATCATATTGTGGTGATACAGGAGGACCTGAAGCAATGGATCCAGGGGAACCTCACCGCCTGCAGCCGCTCCATGTTTTTGTTTGAGGAGATGGATAAGATGCATCCAGGGCTCATTGATGTTATTGCCCCCTTCCTGGGTTCATCTTGGGTCGTCTTTGGTTCCAACTACAAGAAGGCCATATTTGTGTTTGTAAGGTAAGTACACAGTCACTCTCCTGTAGACTGTACTATGGGTACAAATGTTAGGCGGTGACATGGTTAAGTCATTGGTCCACTGCATTAATAGgaatattgtattctgtattttgCTGGAGAGGACATATTGTTCCCTAAAGGGATAGTCagggtaacttgctgatcagtgtgggggagATTTTAACTTCTTGACTCCTATGATCATACATATGTAGCCCCCATATGAATTAAGTGGCTTGCCACGCGTGCGCAAGCTGTGCATTTTTATGGGACCGCTGGTGATAGCCGACtacagcagtcccatagagaatgaatggagcagcagtggagTGCATGGAGCACATACTTGTCCTGCCTCCATTTAGATGACTCCAATTCTCATGACGGGTGGGTATCTCAATGGCTGCTCACCACCAGTTAGCAAGTTACCCcttatcttgtggataggggGTAACATGTTTCAGTCAGtgtgcccctttaaaggggttattccatgACAAACAGGACAGGTGATGAATTCTAGAACATTGTAGATGGCAGTGAACTGCAGGTGGAAGTAAGAATTTTGCATTTTGTTCTCTCATTTCTCCAGTAATTCAGGGGGAGAAGCGATTAATAATGTAGCCCTGAATTTCTGGAGGGGGCACAAGGACAGAGAGGAGATACAGCTGAGTGATGTGGTGCCTGCCATAACAAAAGCTGTGGTCGCTGACCAAGAACGTGAGTATCGTTATACCTACCTGGATAGACATATTGATTAATATCTCACTTACAACATGTCTATTTCAGTAACTACTTTTGTTTTCCATTAAATTATGCTAGCATTGTCTTTTCTTAAGAAatcgttattcctcctggaaatgtatgaatgaaCATTTCCCTTGTCAAATGACATTATCCAGTCATTGTCGGACACCTTACTGACAAATGGAATGATAACAGCCTGTCGTCAATgtagtcatacatttccaggTAGAATAACAGAGCAACAGCTCAATGCAAAGTTGCTGCAGTTATTTCATGGAGTTATTGACATGTTCATTAGTTGCAATAACAGCATATGTATATAATAGTAATGGGATACCTGTGTATGACCCTCCTCTATAATCCAAAGCAGAGGGGTCTCTAGTATGGCATATGTATGTAATAGTAGTATGAGATCCTCCTCTAtataccctgtttctccaaaaataagccctaccccaaaaataagctCCAGGGTTTTTGAAGAAGgattgaaatataagccctactccaaaaatagatCCTAGTTAATATATATAGGTCACTTCCAAAGGGGATAAGTGAATATTAGGAAATGGATTTTAGGCAGTTTTCTATGTTCACACCCAGGTAGACCTGCCCTGTAGATATCCTATTGTATTGCATGGTATGCCTAACTGTCCTGTATCTTTTCTAGATGGTTTCTGGCAGTCGGAGATTATCGAACAGAATCTCATCGATGTCATTGTGCCTTTCCTACCTCTCCGTCCCAACCACGTCCGGTATTGTGTGCGCAGCGAGCTGGAGCAGATGGGTCTGGCGTCTGAAGAGGACCTGGTACATTCTGTCACAGACAGTCTGGTTTATTTCCCTGAAGATGAGAGGGTTTTCTCGTCCACAGGCTGTAAAACTGTAGCGTTCCGGATCAACTACTATTTATGAAGGCTGGAGTAATACAGAGGCAATTTTTCCTCTACAGAACGACCTTCACGCACATCCGGTCACACAATGGTTTGCCAAGTGCAAACTCATTTCTGCATACAGTCACATCTTATGGActgctgcttaaagggtttgttcgaaaaaaaaaagggtgacctcccctccaaaaaaaataaataaacagtgcTACCCCCAGTGCTATTATAGTAGCTCAGCCCTAGAATGggaataagctgcaataccagacacatcccctgaataagagtggcgctgtttcagtgTAAATCTGCAAACTGAACTTTTATCATGACTTTATTCTATTTGTGAACTCCTGGTAGAATCTTTCTTTGGTTTTATTTGCATCCTTTAGGTAAGTACTGGCCAAAATACTACAGTCTGCAGTGTATAGTTCCTTTCCAAAGAAATGAAGACATGTTCGAAGAATCGCTGCCTTTTCCATCAGCAGTTTACAGGTCAAGTTCATACCTAGACCAGGATTGGATCCCTAAAGGGAGAAGTGCTGCAAGTATTTACATTGTTCTTAGTTTAAGCATGgaacaaaaactgcaaccaacTACCatgtgtgaaccaggctttaggttgactataatgaggtccataggGTGTCCTATTAGTTATTTTCTAATGGACATTGCAGGACAAAAAAGTTGGCCTTGTGGGACTTTTTCATCTGTGATTTCTGCTGGatcctgatgcagatgtgaatggagccttaataAATTAAGTGCATCTATTCCAGCACACAAGAAATCAAGACTAACATAAGAgcagccagtcttaataaattcccccgatTGTGGTAATATTTTATCATCTTAGGAGTGACTGTCCTTCCAGAATCTGCAGGATTGATGCTATAAAAGATTATTTGCATCTAATTTTAATATTACTGTATAGTCTTTATATAATATTAGAGCTAGGGCAAACAcgtttaaaggggtatccccatcttataaagtgatgaCATAATGCTAACATATGCCATCGCTCTTTACAATCCTGGGAATATTTCAGCCGTGGTCTTATATggcttttatatgttttttttttctcaaatcaATGCTAGTGGCCAACCAATTGTGCTACAGTCGGCTCCATTCACATGCATTGAGCTGGGCTTTAGTTTCACTATATCATGCATATACTGTAAGTGAAGGTCCTAGAGGCCGACTTCTACCGGTATTGATGATAGTCCATCATTTGATAAGAtggttaaaggggtgttccggCCCCAAATTGATATTTCCTATTGACGACCTATCCACAGGTTGTCTGTGTGTGATCTATTAGGGTCCAACACTCAGATCCCACATAAGTAATCTGGTCTAGCAGGCTCAGGTGCCAGAAGTTGCTAGTGGATGGGTGCTGCTGACTCACTTCTATTCCTTTACTAGGAGCGCTGCTGCAATCAACTCCCATCCATTAGCATCCTATGGCACCCGGAAGCTGCTAGGACAGATGATCTGGGTGTCGAACCTTGACGGATCAGCATTAAATATCGATTTGGAGCTTTAAAACTTCTTTAAGATTACTTGGCTCATAATGCATTTCGTAACACTACTGTAAATGGCCTCATGTTGGGCGGAGGTTTTTTCAGACTACAGCCTGTCGTACATTCACCGCTGCATTAGGGAAAGAATATCTTGTCTTATACATTTAAGTATTGGCACTTTCTGTGAAAGGAAAATGAAATGTGAAGCTCTGTTTTGGGGCTGCTGTAAATATTTCGTGATTTTACTTTAAGCAATTCCCTGATGTAATGGTCATCATACAAGGGGAACTAAGATGATATTAACCTGCAGCTTGGGATTTCTGAATTCACAATTCTagtctttaaggggttatccCATGTATTAACTATCCACAGATGGTAATGTCTGATTGTCTGGGTCCCATCAGTGTAATCTTAAGCATTCAACAGGGGTCCTCAAGTCTgctgtgtgaatggagtggtagcgtgcgttccatttacttctatggaacTGATGTAGGTTGGGACAAGCGCCATCCCATAGAAGCGCAGATGACTCTCCTGATAGATCATAGTGAACATCAATATAGGAATATGACCGCTTCTCATCGCACAATTACTATTTTATTACAATACCTCAGAAGAACATGACTGTGACACAATCTGAGCCTCATGTTTTACAATTCCAGTTATGACTCAATGTAATGTTCTTAATGTTATCCAATAAAAATTTTAAGGGAAAACAATAGATCCTCCTTTCATTGATTTTTGTTACCTCTTGTGCTGCCGTGACCCTCCAGTTGCTTTCAGGCATGCTGGGATGTGTAGTATCACAACAGCAGAAGAGCCACCACTTGCAAACCAGATACTTTATACCTTTCTATCTAGCACTTGTCACTCCAAGACCAAATGTCTTCCAGTGATAAGGAGCCTGTGTGTCAGGGGGCTCCTCCGGGGGTTGCGCTGGTCTAGTGATACGTGGAGCTCTTGACTTCAGGTATCCTTGCTGGTTAAGCACTGCTTGGATATCTGTTTTCAGCTGTAGGTACAAAGAAAAAtgggtttttttcttcttcttctctatatATTCCATGAAGTCATTTTGCACATTTCATTTTATATATGCAGTCCTACAATGTGAGTTTTTGATGTTTTGAGTTCTTGCATGGTGCTGTGGCGTGACATTCACATAATTTTATGGAATCCTAGTCTACCTCTGTATGTCTATAATTACATATGAAGATGCCTTACAGAAGTATTCTTCCCTAGAATTTGTTGCTTTTGTAATATGGCAACAAACAGatgtacaaaagaaaaaaaagtgatagtTGCCATCACTGGACCTCTGCCACTCAGGTTCTCACACTTAGCAAGTTCCATGCTTGTCTGTATTTGTGGTCCCACCCGACACACAGGAAAAGCTCGCTCACACAATCGCTGGCTAAAATGGGTCACCACTGCAGCCATCAGTGATTGGCtatacagcaggggtcctcaaactttttaaaacagtgggccggaggcagagcaggtcgcacagacatcgggagcagtgccctccaatagttaaagtgaagtgcgctccatggcctggcccgagctccccaggagcttcattataaatgcacgcctgccagcgttgtcggcggggccagacagaagtgcttggcgggccgcagtttgaggacccctgctatacaGGCATTTGCATTGTGTCTTAACAAGCAGGAAGTAGAGACTAGCAGGGACAAGGTAGGCATTGACATCAGAGCAGGTGAGTGAAGGTGAGAATTACAACTAAATTTTATGCAATGCTTGAAATAAAAATTATAACTATAAAAAATCTTAGATGCACAGCTCCCTTTGAATTTTTACATGTGAAGCCATggttttttgagggttttttttgttgttgttttaggGCATGCTGTGTGTTTTTCTATAGAGAATGTTCTGGGAATCATTTGTTGAACTGTATAAGGCTatagccccatgtagcaggccgcagcaaaaaagtgctgtgggagaaACCACAGCGGCAGTGCATCACGGTTTTTcttacagcgcttttcacagaaagtatgtatagggaaaccaacagcatttccataggtataattgacatgctgcgatttccaaaaccacaatggctttggaaatcgcaacatgtccgctgattttatatatatatatatatatatatatatatatatatatatatatttatatattaaatgtagattgtgagcttcatatagagctcacaatctttattttttccctatcattatgtcgtTGGAGTatcggaggaaatccatgcaaacacagggagaacatacaaactccttacagatgttgttctcaggattcaaacccaggactccaagcgctgcaaggctgcattgctaaccactgagccatcgtgttgcccctcTGTGCATATTTTTTCGCAAGGTAGGGATAAATTTGCTAAAATCTTATTCACCTTGCAgtcactgtaaaatgccacattttttttctgctgaattTCTGCCACattgggccccggcctaaagggctTATCTGGGACTATGTGATACTGATTTCTGCAGCCtcattaccaagcacagcgcctttCATTGCATAGTGACTGTCCTTGGTATTGCATCCTATCCCCACTAATTTGAATCGTACTGAGTTtcaacatggtcatgtgaccaatggacgtgatgtctCTGCCTTAGTGGTGAAAGTGGAGTTTGATATTCTAGTTCTGGAAGACCCCTTCAAATAAAAACTAGGAAAGCTGTAAAACTATAGCTACAGCTCCAAAAAATGAAGGGTTGTGTGTCAGCTTCCCTCTTTACCACCACCTGTACATGTGAACACGCCCTACTGATGCCACCCACCTTCTTGCGCTTGCAAACCATGTCTGCCAGTTGCTGATCAGTCATACAAACAGCAAGCTCTCTGCTGGTTCTGGGAAGGGCGCCATCCATCTGTCTATGTGTGGACTGACTGCAAAGCAAGAAAAGCCATGAGAATATTGCCCATTCCAGGCCATGTTGCGTTGTGTGTTAGGATAACTCACATGCTGTCTTTACATGTAGCCGGGAGATTCTCCAGATTTCTCCCCAGGACATCTTGGGCGCTGCTGGCAAGTTTGCTGGTTATAATTTCCTCCAGTGTTTTCCCAGGAAAGAAATTCATGATGGTTGGTGCTGTCTGCAAGAGCAAAGAGACTATGAATCGAGAAAACTTGGCCAAGTCTGAGGATAGGTCACATCGGCGCTACCGTCCGTTTACACAGGGGAATCTTGGACCCCACCACCTCTCTCCACTTTTCAAAACTGTTGGAACTCCCAATTGTCTGACCCCCAGCTATCCGACAGTCCTGTCCATGGAAATAAACCCTTAAGGGGTCTTTACTGTACCTCTTCACTTTTTGGGCTGAGCAGAACAGAGATCACTGCATCCTCTTGTGCCCCTGTAATATTCTGGACAGTGCGCCTGAGCCTGGCTCGGTGGAGGTAGAGTTGGGGAAGCAGTGGATGTTTCTTGATGGCCTCTGAGAAGTGACGCTCAGCTTGCTGGTACTGCCTGCGAGGAGGTGACCAAAGTGTTCAGAGACTAAAATATCCATGGTGTACGAGTCCTGTAACTGTGCCCACCTCTGATGCTGAGCCTGAAGTCCTAGCTCATCTAGGAGCTCAGCCACTCGAGTCCTGATACCCCAGTCTTCCTCGTCCAGGTCAAATGCCTGCTGGTAATCTGCCAAGGCGAAGGCTAGCTCCCCCAACTGGAAGAAACAATCTAGGGTTGGAGAAAAATGTAAAAGTAGAAATTTCTAAATATCCACTACCTGCAAACAGAATCCGCACTGAATTAACATGGCTCCATTCCAAATACAGCGCTACTCCTGTTCACAGATTGAGACTGTTATTgccgctcaaccctattaaaggggttttcccttgaAAGCAAAATATTACCAATCAATGTGATAGGGAATAATTGATAGGGGTCTGAGCCCTCAGATTCAGTCAGTCAGAGATAGCTATTGTACAGGGTTCAGCTAtttccagcactcccattgaaattactgTAATGGTGCGCATACtgcctccattcacttctatgggtccGCCAGAACTGTAATCCTCAGTAATACCTACAGCtgcatagtagtgaatggagtgccaatcACGCAAGCGCACTAGCGCTCCATTCGCAAGGAGGCCTAAGGGGCTTTTAGTCCTCCATGCTTACGGTCACTGATGGACCCAATGATGATGATACTAAGACTTACTTCACACAGGCTagtgaccacgtattttggtcctgattctgacactgGAATTGCGTCAGCATCAGGAtgaaaatgcgcctgccgcagcTAGGTAGCAAAAGCAGCAAGAGCCACAATATTaccttatattaaaaaaaacttaaggTTCTCCAAAAGACACAAAGTGGCATAAAATGTGAATGAATATTATAAGCTTGTACCAGCTCCATACCTACAGGAATCACTTACCTCCCCTGTTCATATAAAGCTCTTTCCTACTCTTGTCCCCCTTCAGCGCCTTgttcagtaacagcgccccctccTGGTAGAATCCCTTCATGTAACAATGCACTGCAAAGTCATTGT contains:
- the TOR2A gene encoding prosalusin, with the protein product MAGGLVLLFLLLVGTGRCWELPAFHCNLYNSCECGFRPDLNALDCDLSRNVFGQHLAREQLVKALKVFVATDRPSKPLVLSFHGWSGTGKTFVSSLLVKHLYRDGNRSPYVHRFSPILHFPHAQNVNQYKEDLKQWIQGNLTACSRSMFLFEEMDKMHPGLIDVIAPFLGSSWVVFGSNYKKAIFVFVSNSGGEAINNVALNFWRGHKDREEIQLSDVVPAITKAVVADQEHGFWQSEIIEQNLIDVIVPFLPLRPNHVRYCVRSELEQMGLASEEDLVHSVTDSLVYFPEDERVFSSTGCKTVAFRINYYL